The following proteins are encoded in a genomic region of Labeo rohita strain BAU-BD-2019 chromosome 5, IGBB_LRoh.1.0, whole genome shotgun sequence:
- the slc25a25b gene encoding calcium-binding mitochondrial carrier protein SCaMC-2-B isoform X6, whose protein sequence is MFCLCLYVPVSVSERVEFEYFESNSLPAQLKSLFKLSLFLPSQEFDSYRKWRKKIVKAGDKDLDGQLDFEEFVHYLRDHEKKLRLVFKSLDKKNDGRIDSQEIMQSLRDLGVHISEEQAEKILKRIRRGHICAPIMYMDKNGTMTIDWNEWRDYHLLHPADNIPEIILYWKHSTIFDVGESMIVPDEFTAEEKKTGMWWRHLVAGGGAGAVSRTCTAPLDRLKVLMQVHASRSNTMGIAGGFAQMIREGGLRSLWRGNGMNVLKIAPESAIKFMAYEQIKRLIGSNQETLGILERLVAGSLAGAIAQSSIYPMEVLKTRLALGRTGQYSGIVDCAKHIFKKEGLTAFYKGYIPNMLGIIPYAGIDLAVYETLKNSWLQRFATDSADPGVFVLLACGTMSSTCGQLASYPLALVRTRMQAQAAAQEGSPQMTMTGLFRHIVRTEGAIGLYRGLAPNFMKVIPAVSISYVVYENLKITLGVQSR, encoded by the exons atgttttgtttatgtcttTACGTGCCTGTCAGTGTCTCAGAACGGGTAGAATTCGAGTATTTTGAGTCTAATAGTTTACCGGCGCAGCTGAAATCTCTTTTCAAGTTAAGTTTATTTCTTCCATCACAAGAATTCGATTCATACAGGAAATGGCGAAAG AAAATCGTCAAGGCTGGAGACAAAGACTTGGATGGTCAGTTGGACTTTGAGGAGTTTGTGCACTACCTGAGGGACCATGAGAAGAAACTGAGGCTGGTCTTCAAGAGCCTTGACAAAAAGAATGATG GCCGCATAGATTCACAGGAGATCATGCAGTCACTAAGAGACCTCGGGGTTCATATATCTGAGGAACAGGCTGAAAAGATCCTCAAGAG AATAAGGAGGGGTCATATATGTGCCCCTATAATGTA TATGGATAAAAACGGTACGATGACGATTGACTGGAATGAATGGAGAGATTATCATCTGCTTCATCCTGCTGACAACATTCCTGAAATCATCCTCTACTGGAAACACTCTACG ATATTTGATGTAGGGGAAAGCATGATTGTCCCTGATGAGTTTACGGCAGAGGAGAAGAAAACAGGGATGTGGTGGCGACACCTGGTAGCAGGAGGTGGAGCAGGTGCAGTGTCCCGAACCTGTACCGCACCACTGGATCGCCTTAAGGTTCTAATGCAG GTTCATGCGTCACGCAGCAACACCATGGGCATCGCCGGAGGATTCGCCCAAATGATCCGTGAGGGAGGACTTCGGTCGCTGTGGCGAGGAAACGGCATGAACGTTTTGAAGATTGCACCTGAGTCCGCTATCAAGTTCATGGCGTATGAGCAG ATTAAGCGACTGATTGGCAGTAATCAGGAGACGTTGGGGATCCTGGAGAGGCTGGTGGCTGGGTCTCTAGCAGGAGCTATTGCTCAGAGCAGCATCTACCCCATGGAG GTTTTAAAAACTCGTCTTGCCCTGGGAAGGACGGGTCAGTACTCTGGTATCGTGGACTGTGCtaaacatatatttaagaaGGAGGGACTGACAGCCTTCTATAAAGGTTATATTCCCAATATGCTGGGAATCATCCCTTACGCAGGAATAGACCTGGCTGTTTATGAG ACATTAAAAAACTCATGGCTGCAGAGGTTTGCTACGGACAGTGCTGATCCGGGTGTGTTTGTGCTGCTAGCTTGCGGTACAATGTCTAGTACTTGTGGACAGCTAGCAAGCTACCCGTTAGCCTTAGTGAGGACACGAATGCAGGCTCAAG CAGCAGCTCAGGAAGGCAGTCCTCAGATGACCATGACAGGTCTCTTCAGACACATTGTACGGACAGAGGGCGCTATTGGACTCTATAGAGGCTTGGCACCCAACTTCATGAAAGTCATTCCTGCTGTTAGCATCAGCTACGTGGTGTATGAAAACCTAAAGATCACCCTTGGCGTCCAGTCCCGGTGA
- the slc25a25b gene encoding calcium-binding mitochondrial carrier protein SCaMC-2-B isoform X4, translating to MHQRGSFVSPLLSGVFCQCRSEEYQGSDPGGGGGGGRTLGSTLAAATALSEHRHDESCDSPHHCPVCGGPEQEHRLKVLFQILDVNRDGGICVNDLTIGLKKLGVHRTEHELKKIVKAGDKDLDGQLDFEEFVHYLRDHEKKLRLVFKSLDKKNDGRIDSQEIMQSLRDLGVHISEEQAEKILKSMDKNGTMTIDWNEWRDYHLLHPADNIPEIILYWKHSTIFDVGESMIVPDEFTAEEKKTGMWWRHLVAGGGAGAVSRTCTAPLDRLKVLMQVHASRSNTMGIAGGFAQMIREGGLRSLWRGNGMNVLKIAPESAIKFMAYEQIKRLIGSNQETLGILERLVAGSLAGAIAQSSIYPMEVLKTRLALGRTGQYSGIVDCAKHIFKKEGLTAFYKGYIPNMLGIIPYAGIDLAVYETLKNSWLQRFATDSADPGVFVLLACGTMSSTCGQLASYPLALVRTRMQAQAAQEGSPQMTMTGLFRHIVRTEGAIGLYRGLAPNFMKVIPAVSISYVVYENLKITLGVQSR from the exons ATGCATCAGCGGGGATCGTTCGTCTCTCCGTTGCTCAGTGGTGTTTTCTGCCAGTGCCGCTCGGAGGAGTATCAGGGCTCGGACCCCGGAGGCGGTGGTGGTGGTGGCCGGACTCTGGGCTCCACACTGGCCGCCGCAACAGCACTCTCCGAGCACCGCCATGATGAGTCCTGCGACTCCCCGCATCACTGCCCGGTGTGCGGCGGACCCGAGCAAGAGCATCGGCTCAAAGTGCTCTTCCAGATCCTGGATGTCAACAGAGACGGAGGCATCTGTGTAAACGACCTTACCATCGGACTGAAAAAGCTGGGCGTCCATCGCACTGAACATGAACTCAAG AAAATCGTCAAGGCTGGAGACAAAGACTTGGATGGTCAGTTGGACTTTGAGGAGTTTGTGCACTACCTGAGGGACCATGAGAAGAAACTGAGGCTGGTCTTCAAGAGCCTTGACAAAAAGAATGATG GCCGCATAGATTCACAGGAGATCATGCAGTCACTAAGAGACCTCGGGGTTCATATATCTGAGGAACAGGCTGAAAAGATCCTCAAGAG TATGGATAAAAACGGTACGATGACGATTGACTGGAATGAATGGAGAGATTATCATCTGCTTCATCCTGCTGACAACATTCCTGAAATCATCCTCTACTGGAAACACTCTACG ATATTTGATGTAGGGGAAAGCATGATTGTCCCTGATGAGTTTACGGCAGAGGAGAAGAAAACAGGGATGTGGTGGCGACACCTGGTAGCAGGAGGTGGAGCAGGTGCAGTGTCCCGAACCTGTACCGCACCACTGGATCGCCTTAAGGTTCTAATGCAG GTTCATGCGTCACGCAGCAACACCATGGGCATCGCCGGAGGATTCGCCCAAATGATCCGTGAGGGAGGACTTCGGTCGCTGTGGCGAGGAAACGGCATGAACGTTTTGAAGATTGCACCTGAGTCCGCTATCAAGTTCATGGCGTATGAGCAG ATTAAGCGACTGATTGGCAGTAATCAGGAGACGTTGGGGATCCTGGAGAGGCTGGTGGCTGGGTCTCTAGCAGGAGCTATTGCTCAGAGCAGCATCTACCCCATGGAG GTTTTAAAAACTCGTCTTGCCCTGGGAAGGACGGGTCAGTACTCTGGTATCGTGGACTGTGCtaaacatatatttaagaaGGAGGGACTGACAGCCTTCTATAAAGGTTATATTCCCAATATGCTGGGAATCATCCCTTACGCAGGAATAGACCTGGCTGTTTATGAG ACATTAAAAAACTCATGGCTGCAGAGGTTTGCTACGGACAGTGCTGATCCGGGTGTGTTTGTGCTGCTAGCTTGCGGTACAATGTCTAGTACTTGTGGACAGCTAGCAAGCTACCCGTTAGCCTTAGTGAGGACACGAATGCAGGCTCAAG CAGCTCAGGAAGGCAGTCCTCAGATGACCATGACAGGTCTCTTCAGACACATTGTACGGACAGAGGGCGCTATTGGACTCTATAGAGGCTTGGCACCCAACTTCATGAAAGTCATTCCTGCTGTTAGCATCAGCTACGTGGTGTATGAAAACCTAAAGATCACCCTTGGCGTCCAGTCCCGGTGA